Within Desulfurobacterium thermolithotrophum DSM 11699, the genomic segment TAAGGAGCGACCAAAACGGGAATTTCTTTTATTCTGAAAGAAATCCATTTTCCTTTAAAGCTTTTTCCTATCAGAATGTTAAATTTCCGTGCTCCTACAGACCAATCTGGACAGGTGTGAGAACAGGGAGTATACTCGCCATCGTATGCAATCCATTTTTCTTCGGAAATTCTTTCAACTCTGTCAGCTTTTAAGTAGTCAGTTAGAGAAAGCCTTCCCGAAACTTTCTCAAGAACTGTTTTTTTAGTAATTAAATTGTAAACTATATTTTGACAGTGAAGCTCAACTTCTCCTTCTTTTATGACAACGTTTCCTGAAACTTTTAAAAGGCCATTTTTTCTATCGTAAGTAGCCTTATCACCTGTAATTACTACATCATCATAGGTTATGATGGCCTTTCCCTCGGCTACTACTTTTTCGTTCACATTACCGCTTAACCTATCAGCAGTAATATGAACAGGAATTTCTGAAGAAAGAGCGTTAACTCCCACTAACAAAAAAACGGCTGTCAAAAAGAACTTTCTCAATAAGCTCCTTCCTTATTTCAAAGTTTGAAATAAATTTTAAAATAAATCATATCAGAGAGGAAATCATGAAAAACCTTACAGAGCTTTTAAGAAAAATTGCTCTTCTCCAAATAGGAGCTATTTCCTTAGTGACCGAAAAAGCAGAAAGATTGATTAAGGAACTTGAGGAGAAGGGAAAAGTTTCTGAAGAAGAAGGAAAGAAGTTTGTTGATGGATTAAGAAAAGGTCTTCAAAAGCAGAAAGAAGAAATATCAAGACAAGTTGAAAAAATCTTAAAGGAAGTTAATCTTGTAACTCGTGAGGAAATCAAAACTCTAAAAAAAGAAATAGAAGAGCTGAAAAAAGAAGTTGAAAATCTTAAAAAGAGCAAAAACTGATGCGTTTTCTTCACAGATTTTGGCAAATTTTAGGTTATCTTTACTTTTGTACGTATGAACACCTTACTAATTACATTCCTGAAATTATAGTAAGGCTTATTGGTTTCTTCCTCTTTCATCCTTACCGATTTCTTCTTGGATATCCTCCCCCGCAAAGATTACGAATAGCTTTTGAAAATTTGGGAGCTGCCTATTTAAAAATAGGACAAATTCTATCTACAAGAGTTGATGTTCTACCTGCTGAGTATGTAAAAGAACTGGAAAAACTTCAAGACAGAGTTCCTCCAGAGCCATTAGAAGAAATATTGAAAAGTTGTCAGTATCTTAAAGAACACGTACTTGAGTTTGAACGTGAGCCAATTGGTTCAGGTTCTGTTGCTCAAGTACATTGGGCAAGATTAAAAGATGGAAGAGAAGTAGCAATAAAAATACTGAGACCTAAAGCAAAGGAAACAATAAAACAAGATATTAAAGTTCTTAAAAAAAGTGTAAGTTTACTTTCAAACTTCATTCCTTTTTTCCGAGAATTTAGAATCCTTAAGATAATTGAAGAACTTGAAAGAGTACTTTTAAACGAGTTAAACCTCACAACAGAAGCAGCATACATGGAACTTTTTAGAAAATTTTCAAGTAAAGAACCTTCTCTTTACATTCCTGAAGTTATTTGGGAACTTACAAGAGAAAACGTTCTTGTAATAGAGTTCATTAAAGGAAGAAAGTTAAACGAAATTAAGGATCTTCCCAAAGAAACAAGAAAGAAGTTAGCTAATGACTTTGTGAAGATTGTTAATAGAATGGTCTTTGAGTTAGGAATTTTTCATGGAGATCTTCATCCTGGAAACATTTTTATTCTTGAGAATGGAAAATTTGCTTTTATAGACTTTGGAATAGTAGGAAGATTATCACCAGACACACTGGCAGCATTTTTTTCTTTTTCTGTAGGAGTTATGAATAAAGATCCTGATCTAATAATTAACTCTCTAAAAAGAATTGGAGCAATTACAAAGGAAGTAAATGTTTCTTTGCTCAAAAGAGAGATACTTATATTTCTTGATAGATACTATAACAGACCACTTTCACAAATAGACGCAGAAAAACTATTTTATGAAGAGTTGTCGGCTGCAAGAAAGTTTAAGATTATATTACCTGAAGAACTAGTAATTCTTATGAAGACAATAGCTCATACAGAATCAATTGCAAGGCTTATATATGACGATTTTAGACTTCCTCCTCTTTTAAAACCTTACTTAAAGAAGTTAGCACCCAAAATGGCGATAAATGAATTTAGAAGAAAAAGTCTAAGTCTTTTAATGACTTACGTTGATTTAATAGAAAAACTTCCAGAAAGATTAAGTAGAGCTCCAGTAGTGTCTAAAAGCAGAGACTTTTTTTGGGGAATAGCTTTGCTTGGCAGTGCGGTAGTTTTATCATTTGCTCCAAAAATTATCTTAGTTTATCTTTTTGCTGTTTATATAACAAATCGCTTTTATAAAAGACAATAGGTTAAAATTTTGATATCTTTCAGTAGCAAAATTGAAAAATGGAGAGAATTAATGGCTGTATATGTAGCGCTTCTTCACTATCCAGTTTACAATAAAGAAAAAAGAGTGGTTGCGACATCGCTAACAACACTTGACATTCATGATATAGCGAGAGCATCAAGAACATACGGAATAAAAAAGTACTTTATTGTTCAACCAATAGAAAACCATCTCTGGCTTGCAAATAAACTTCTTTCATTTTGGCAGGGTGGACATGGTAGAGAATACAACCCAAAGAGATGGGAAGCCTTAAAACTCGTAAAAGCTGTTCCTTATTTTGAAAATGTTCTTGAAGAAATAGAGAAAGAAAATGGAGTTAAACCTAAGGTTGTTGTTACATCTGCAAGAGAGTATGAAAATAGTATTTCATTTGAATGTTTAAGAGATAGAATAAGATCTGGAGAAAACGTAATAATCTGTTTCGGAACAGGATGGGGACTTACAGAAGAATTTATAAAAAGCGCAGATTACATTTTAGAACCTATAAGGGGTGCAACTGACTACAACCATTTGTCTGTTAGATCAGCAGCAGCAATTATCCTTGATAGACTTCTTGGTTAAGAGAGAAATGTAGAAACTATCTCTAAGTCTTCCGGGGTTGTAACTTTTATGTTCTTGTAATCACCCGGAATTGATATTATTGAATAGCCATATTTTTCAAGAAGAGCAGAGTCATCAGTTGCAAAATACTCTTCTTTCTTAGCTATTTCATGGCACTCTAAAAGAACTTGATAACTGAAAATTTGTGGGGTTTGAACTAAAATTAGTTTGTCTCTGTTGAGG encodes:
- a CDS encoding phasin family protein: MKNLTELLRKIALLQIGAISLVTEKAERLIKELEEKGKVSEEEGKKFVDGLRKGLQKQKEEISRQVEKILKEVNLVTREEIKTLKKEIEELKKEVENLKKSKN
- a CDS encoding ABC1 kinase family protein, which codes for MRFLHRFWQILGYLYFCTYEHLTNYIPEIIVRLIGFFLFHPYRFLLGYPPPQRLRIAFENLGAAYLKIGQILSTRVDVLPAEYVKELEKLQDRVPPEPLEEILKSCQYLKEHVLEFEREPIGSGSVAQVHWARLKDGREVAIKILRPKAKETIKQDIKVLKKSVSLLSNFIPFFREFRILKIIEELERVLLNELNLTTEAAYMELFRKFSSKEPSLYIPEVIWELTRENVLVIEFIKGRKLNEIKDLPKETRKKLANDFVKIVNRMVFELGIFHGDLHPGNIFILENGKFAFIDFGIVGRLSPDTLAAFFSFSVGVMNKDPDLIINSLKRIGAITKEVNVSLLKREILIFLDRYYNRPLSQIDAEKLFYEELSAARKFKIILPEELVILMKTIAHTESIARLIYDDFRLPPLLKPYLKKLAPKMAINEFRRKSLSLLMTYVDLIEKLPERLSRAPVVSKSRDFFWGIALLGSAVVLSFAPKIILVYLFAVYITNRFYKRQ
- a CDS encoding RNA methyltransferase — its product is MAVYVALLHYPVYNKEKRVVATSLTTLDIHDIARASRTYGIKKYFIVQPIENHLWLANKLLSFWQGGHGREYNPKRWEALKLVKAVPYFENVLEEIEKENGVKPKVVVTSAREYENSISFECLRDRIRSGENVIICFGTGWGLTEEFIKSADYILEPIRGATDYNHLSVRSAAAIILDRLLG